A genome region from Tachyglossus aculeatus isolate mTacAcu1 chromosome 1, mTacAcu1.pri, whole genome shotgun sequence includes the following:
- the PTPN21 gene encoding tyrosine-protein phosphatase non-receptor type 21, with protein sequence MPLPFGLKLKRTRRYTVSSKSCLVARIQLLNNEFVEFTLSVESTGQESLEAVAQRLELREITYFSLWYCNKQNQRRWVDLDKPLKKQLDKYALEPTVYFGVVFYVPTVSQLQQEITRYQYYLQLKKDILEGNIPCTLEQGVHLAGLAVQADFGDFDQYESQEFLQRFALFPVGWLQDEKVIEEATQKVALLHRKYRGLTPPDAEMLYMQEVERMEGYGEESYPAKDSQGSDICIGACLDGIFVKHKSGRPPVIFRWHDIANMSHNKSFFALELANKEETIQFQTEDMETAKYVWRLCVARHKFYRLNKCSLQTQTVAVNPVRRRSSSRMSLPNPQAFMMPPPPQLHYNGHYTEPYNSSQDNLFVNNQNGFYCHSQTSLDRAQPDYNGRIRNGSVYSAHSTNSLNNPQPFLQPSPMSSNPSITGSDVMRPDYVPSNRHSALIPPSYRPTPDYETVMRQLNRGMMHAERQSHSMRNLNIGNSYAYSRPDALVYSQPEIREHAQFTFPQSNHYPFSLNCSFHSQSPSSHPTERRLVVGAVSVPELTNVQLQAQDYPTPNIMKTQVYRPPPPYPYPRPANSTPDLSRHLYISSSNPDLITRRVHHSVQTFQEDSLPVAHSLQEVSEPLTSARHAQLQKRNSIEIAGLAHSLDGIRIKERTMSASAADVALPRAVLAGSQPNVFIERTKQEESEEQESVRYGHKKSLSDATMLIHSSEEEEDFEEENKESATLSPPPGEPTQLSAIMDNFSQEPLLSYPFGSVIPVPGSLHICEPKTHITDPEKRVRDVSPVHVIIESQMTRRGEGLLTPSMSESDLTTSGRYRVRKESIKKRPVSDFVSGKKNIVEGLPPLGGMKKNRADAKKYGPLKLAALNGLSLLRLPLPDEGKEVPTRATNDERCKVLEHRLEQGMVFTEYERVLKRRIGDGECSTARFPENAERNRFQDVLPYDDARVELVPTKENNTGYINASHIKVSVGGIEWDYIATQGPLQNTCQDFWQLVWEQGIAIIAMVTAEEEGGREKSFRYWPRLGSRHNTVTYGRFKITTRFRTDSGCYATTGLKIKHLLTGQERTVWHLQYTDWPEHGCPEDLKGFLSYLEEIQSVRRHTNSTTEPKCPNPPLLVHCSAGVGRTGVVILSEIMIACLEHNEMLDIPRVLDMLRQQRMMMVQTLSQYTFVYRVLIEFLKSSRLI encoded by the exons ATTACTTACTTCAGCCTGTGGTATTGCAATAAGCAAAATCAACGCCGGTGGGTAGATTTGGACAAGCCTTTGAAAAAGCAGCTGGATAAGTATGCCTTGGAACCTACAGTCTATTTTGGGGTAGTGTTTTACGTGCCTACGGTTTCTCAGCTTCAGCAGGAGATTACTAG ATATCAGTATTATTTGCAGCTGAAGAAAGATATCTTAGAAGGAAACATTCCTTGTACATTAGAACAAGGAGTTCACCTCGCAGGCTTAGCTGTTCAAG CTGATTTTGGTGACTTTGATCAGTATGAATCTCAAGAATTTCTGCAAAGATTTGCCTTGTTTCCTGTG GGCTGGTTACAGGATGAAAAAGTTATTGAAGAAGCTACACAAAAAGTGGCTTTGCTGCATCGGAAATACAG AGGACTTACACCACCTGATGCCGAAATGTTATATATGCAGGAGGTAGAAAGAATGGAAGGCTATGGGGAAGAGAGCTACCCTGCCAAG GACAGCCAAGGGAGCGACATATGCATTGGAGCATGCCTTGATGGTATTTTTGTGAAACACAAAAGTGGGAGGCCTCCAGTTATATTTAG GTGGCATGACATTGCTAATATGTCTCACAACAAGTCCTTTTTTGCATTAGAGCTGGCAAATAAAGAAGAAACCATCCAGTTTCAAACT GAAGACATGGAAACTGCTAAATATGTGTGGAGGCTGTGTGTTGCTAGACACAAATTTTACAGACTCAATAAATGTAGCCT GCAAACCCAGACAGTTGCAGTGAATCCAGTTAGGAGGAGGTCTTCTTCAAGGATGTCTCTG CCTAATCCTCAAGCTTTCATGATGCCACCACCACCTCAGCTGCATTATAATGGACACTACACAGAACCTTACAATTCTTCCCAAG ATAACCTCTTCGTGAACAATCAGAATGGATTCTACTGCCATTCTCAAACGAGTTTAGACCGAGCGCAGCCTGACTACAATGGGAGAATCCGCAACGGGAGCGTCTACAGTGCGCACAGCACCAACTCTTTAAATAATCCTCAGCCCTTTCTGCAGCCGTCCCCTATGTCCTCTAACCCAAGTATTACCGGAAGTGATGTTATGAGACCTGACTATGTTCCATCAAATCGACATAGCGCCCTGATACCTCCATCTTATCGCCCTACTCCGGATTATGAAACAGTGATGAGGCAACTCAACAGGGGAATGATGCATGCAGAAAGGCAAAGCCACTCAATGAGAAATCTGAACATTGGCAATTCCTATGCATACAGTAGACCTGACGCATTGGTCTACAGCCAGCCTGAAATCCGAGAGCACGCTCAGTTTACCTTTCCCCAGTCAAATCACTATCCATTCAGTCTGAATTGCAGTTTTCATAGCCAGTCTCCCTCCTCTCACCCCACTGAAAGGAGACTGGTTGTCGGAGCCGTCAGTGTGCCCGAGCTGACTAATGTCCAACTGCAAGCACAGGATTATCCGACTCCAAACATCATGAAAACCCAGGTCTATCGACCTCCTCCCCCCTACCCATATCCAAGACCCGCCAACAGCACCCCAGACCTTTCCCGCCATCTATACATAAGCAGCAGCAACCCGGATCTCATTACCAGGAGAGTCCACCACTCAGTTCAGACATTTCAAGAAGACAGCTTGCCCGTTGCCCATTCTCTCCAAGAAGTCAGCGAGCCCCTGACGTCAGCCCGTCATGCTCAGTTACAGAAAAGAAACAGTATTGAAATAGCTGGGCTGGCTCACAGCCTTGACGGCATCAGAATTAAAGAGAGGACTATGTCGGCATCAGCAGCCGATGTGGCACTGCCACGGGCTGTCTTGGCAGGTTCTCAGCCAAACGTTTTCATCGAGAGAACCAAGCAGGAAGAAAGTGAAGAGCAGGAAAGTGTGAGATATGGTCACAAGAAGTCACTTTCAGATGCCACTATGCTGATTCACAGTAGTGAAGAAGAGGAAGATTTTGAAGAAGAGAACAAGGAAAGCGCgacactctctcctccccctggcgAGCCAACCCAACTTTCAGCTATAATGGACAATTTTTCTCAAGAACCTTTGCTGAGTTACCCCTTTGGTTCTGTAATCCCGGTTCCCGGCTCTTTGCATATTTGTGAGCCTAAGACACACATTACGGATCCTGAAAAGAGGGTTAGAGACGTAAGCCCGGTTCATGTAATAATTGAAAGCCAGATGaccagaagaggggaggggttgCTCACGCCATCTATGTCTGAGTCTGATCTCACAACCTCAGGAAGATACAGGGTGAGGAAGGAGTCAATAAAGAAAAGGCCAGTGTCTGATTTTGTTTCAGGAAAGAAGAATATTGTTGAAGGTCTTCCACCTTTAGGG GGAATGAAAAAGAATCGAGCGGATGCAAAAAAATATGGTCCCCTCAAATTGGCTGCTTTAAATGGACTCTCCTTATTGCGACTGCCTCTGCCTGATGAGGGGAAGGAAGTGCCAACCAGGGCAACCAATGATGAAAGG TGTAAAGTTTTGGAACATCGgttagaacaaggcatggtgttCACGGAATATGAACGAGTTCTGAAAAGGAGGATAGGAGATGGAGAGTGTTCAACGGCACGGTTCCCTGAAAATGCAGAGAGAAACCGATTCCAAGATGTACTTCCTTATGATGATGCCAGAGTGGAATTGGTACCTACCAAAGAAAATAACACTGGATATATCAATGCATCACATATTAAG GTCTCTGTTGGTGGCATTGAGTGGGATTACATTGCCACACAAGGACCATTGCAGAATACATGTCAGGATTTTTGGCAGTTGGTATGGGAACAAGGAATTGCTATCATAGCAATGGTGACAGCAGAAGAG GAGGGTGGACGAGAGAAGAGTTTTAGGTATTGGCCACGACTTGGTTCAAGGCACAACACTGTCACCTATGGAAGATTTAAAATAACAACACGATTTCGAACAGACTCTGGTTGCTATGCTACAACTGGCTTGAAGATAAAACACCTTCTCACTGGGCAGGAAAGAACGGTTTGGCATCTTCAGTACACTGACTGGCCAGAACATGGCTGTCCAGAGGATTTAAAGGGATTTCTGT CTTACCTGGAGGAAATCCAATCAGTCCGTCGCCACACAAACAGCACAACTGAGCCCAAATGTCCCAACCCTCCTCTACTGGTCCATTGCAGTGCAGGTGTAGGAAGAACAGGAGTAGTAATCCTCTCGGAGATCATGATTGCCTGTCTGGAGCACAATGAG ATGCTGGACATCCCAAGAGTGCTGGACATGTTGAGGCAACAAAGGATGATGATGGTTCAGACTCTCAGCCAGTATACTTTTGTCTACAGAGTTCTCATTGAATTCCTGAAAAGCTCTAGGCTTATATAA